Within the Eucalyptus grandis isolate ANBG69807.140 chromosome 1, ASM1654582v1, whole genome shotgun sequence genome, the region GCGATCCATACTCCCAATTAACAGGAATGCACACAAGAGTTTGgagatttttataatttgagttCATATTTATTAGCAGTTTAGGCTTAAGCTCATGAATAGTTACTGAgcatatataatttctttctcttgtaattgaaaATTGTAACATAAAGATGCAATATGCTAATTATAGTAGAGTTATTTGCTAAATGTACTCCTAGTTTAGGAGcgatttgggataaattttgtgtttcaatTTCTCCTTCtcgcttttaatttattttcttgtgattgtgCGTCAAATTTTAACGCCATAGCCCATCACTactcatgctctctctctctctttctctctctcttgctagCTCATGAATCGTCTTCGGCATTATTAGTTAGGTCCTTGGACAATTATATTTCTAAGAAGGATTgttgtttcctctctttttagcTTGTGAATCATCTCTGGTATTATTGTTTAGGTCCTTGGACAATTATATTTCTAAGAAGGATTGCGGTTTATGAAGCATAATGCTCAAGGCCTTGTAGTGAAATTAGGAATGATTGAGTCAGAAATATTTgttaaatcaaatttcaattgttGGATCGGGACATGAAATGAGTTAAATTCCGCATTACATACTATAATCTATTCATCCGTACAAACATATGTAGTCGTAGATACAAGTTAAGCGGATTGAAATATATTGTTAGATGCTCATCATCATGTTATCACACTGTTTATCAGTATGTTCAATGATCCGGTAAATCTCAATTAGTTGGAGGAGAAGTAAAACTGTGCGCATGAGTCACTactaacaaaaaatgaaaatctgatTTTGCGATTAATTGTATCACTTATtgaaaaaatggataaaagaaATATTCGTATTGTCAGTAAATAATGATGCGAAATCATTTGAAATCATGTCCTATCCAGATCTACATCTTTCTGTTCGATATCATCATAACCAAGAAACGGTAGAGCCAAGCCCGAATATGAAAGCTTGATAGAGAGAGAGCCATAAGCTGAAGCTTTTCAGCTTTCAGATCCATCATCAACCGATGAAGCCAAAGAATGTCTGCCctgcttcttccatcttcctccttcttcgtGCTCCAGCTGCGTTCTCCAGCGAGTCGTCATCCCATTCCATCCTCCATCTCCTCATCCTTCTCATCTCCCTTTCTCGTCTCCCCCTCGTCGGAGGTTTTCCTCGACCCCTTACCCTAATTTAGACGATCCCAACCAGGTCTTGAGTTACGTGAGGAGAAATTGCAgagctggtggtggtgggtttACGAGTGTCGGTGATGCCCTGTGTTGCTTCGGTAAAATGATAAAGGCGAGCCCTTTGCCTTCCTCCGGGGATTTCAGTCTACTGTTGGGTGCTATAGTGAGGATGAAGCACTACTCGACTGCGATCCGCTTGATTGAGCGGCTGCCTTCTTTGGGGGTCGAGGATGATGTTGTGTTGCTCACTATTTGGATGAATTGCTTCTGCCGGTTAAGGCGGGTTGATTTGGGTTTGTCTATTCTGGGCAGAATCTTCAAGCTTGGGTTTCCCATCACTGTGGTGACGTCGAGCACCCTGATTGACGGTCTCTTTATTCAGGGCAAAACTGATCAAGCCTTGAGGTTCCTCGATGATATGGGACGAAATGGCCCCGAACCTAATGAGACCACGTATGCGATAATTGCCAAGGGGTTATGCAGGGCAGGTAACACCAGATTGGCCGTTGAATTGCTGAGGGACTGGGAAGAGAGAAGCTGCAGGCTCGGTTCCTTTGCATACGGCATAGTAATTGATGGTCTTTGCAAGGAGGGATTGATCACAGAGGCGTTGAGACTCCACGGCATTATGAGCAAGAAAGGCGTCAAACCAAATGTTGTTACTTATAACACCTTGA harbors:
- the LOC120295539 gene encoding putative pentatricopeptide repeat-containing protein At1g12700, mitochondrial, which translates into the protein MIKASPLPSSGDFSLLLGAIVRMKHYSTAIRLIERLPSLGVEDDVVLLTIWMNCFCRLRRVDLGLSILGRIFKLGFPITVVTSSTLIDGLFIQGKTDQALRFLDDMGRNGPEPNETTYAIIAKGLCRAGNTRLAVELLRDWEERSCRLGSFAYGIVIDGLCKEGLITEALRLHGIMSKKGVKPNVVTYNTLIHGLCDVGQMEDALILLKEMTSGGIQPDIFTYNSLVHYLCKLGQWKDATVWMEKMMEAGIEPDVVTYTSVIQGVCNSGQLKESQRLLSHMVQSRVMPNVQTFNILVDAHCKEGMLVEAEAIINRMIQLGWEPRSRGS